Proteins from a single region of Desulfurispira natronophila:
- a CDS encoding energy-coupling factor ABC transporter ATP-binding protein produces the protein MTPHNKDILHIEHLAFSYPDTPGVIRDFSLQVFQGEKVGIIGPNGAGKSTLFLLITGVLSASEGEIRFMGAPLQPGNFYPEMALVFQQSDDQLFCPTVWDDVAFGPRNMGLSDSEIEKRVDTSLAQTGTAQFSHKVVHHLSEGQKRMVAIAGALAMRPELILYDEPSASLDIRSRRQLISLLQSSRHAMLLASHDLELVLEVCSRVVLLDDGEIVAEGDPRKIMADEELMRAHGQEKPHSLVPHQLLHSHT, from the coding sequence ATGACACCACACAATAAGGATATCTTACACATTGAGCATCTGGCCTTTTCTTACCCCGATACGCCGGGAGTGATTAGAGACTTTAGCCTGCAGGTCTTCCAGGGCGAGAAAGTTGGAATCATTGGCCCCAACGGCGCCGGAAAGAGCACCCTCTTCTTACTCATCACCGGAGTCCTCTCTGCCAGCGAGGGAGAAATCCGCTTTATGGGAGCTCCCTTGCAGCCCGGCAATTTTTATCCCGAAATGGCCCTTGTCTTTCAGCAATCGGACGATCAGCTCTTTTGCCCCACCGTCTGGGATGACGTGGCTTTTGGGCCGCGCAACATGGGGCTTAGTGACTCGGAAATAGAAAAGCGGGTCGATACCTCCCTTGCACAGACCGGCACCGCCCAGTTCTCCCACAAAGTGGTCCACCACCTTTCCGAGGGACAAAAGCGCATGGTGGCCATAGCCGGTGCCCTGGCCATGCGACCGGAGCTGATCCTCTACGATGAACCCAGCGCCAGTCTGGATATTCGCTCCCGCCGCCAGCTTATATCACTTTTACAGTCTTCCCGGCACGCCATGTTGCTGGCGTCCCACGATTTGGAACTGGTGCTGGAAGTTTGCAGCCGGGTTGTGCTGCTGGATGACGGAGAGATCGTCGCAGAAGGCGACCCCCGCAAAATCATGGCAGATGAGGAGCTGATGCGCGCCCACGGACAGGAAAAACCCCACTCCCTGGTGCCCCATCAGCTGCTGCATAGCCACACGTGA
- a CDS encoding YbfB/YjiJ family MFS transporter has protein sequence MAPRTSNHPSALWVILGGIASLAIAIGVGRFAFTPILPIMQQATGFGTDFAGLLASANYAGYLIGAIAFGYVPPARRLVSFRISLLLCVLLTGWMGLSDSQATWFVLRGLTGIASAGVFVLGSVLVLDRLNTMGYTNAGGQIFGGVGVGIVLTGIAVPGLDMFFGWQGTWIGTAFLSLFLLLLAWLYVQAQPVTAYASDSKAASATTKPTAGGAPMMRLWAAYFCVGFGYIISATFLVAILQQKTGSAFVSQSAWVLVGGAVAVSTLFWPRFSSRFGLVKSLIVAHSIQAVGIILPVFFDYSWAAYMGAICFGGTFMGIVGMSLIYGRTLAQGGQVVGWLTGLFSLGQIIAPVIAGFMAVSRESFDAPLVMAALVVAAGAVLLWPDRHRS, from the coding sequence ATGGCCCCCAGAACATCAAACCATCCGAGTGCCTTATGGGTCATCCTTGGCGGCATCGCCAGTCTGGCCATTGCCATAGGTGTGGGGCGCTTTGCCTTTACCCCCATCTTGCCCATCATGCAGCAGGCCACCGGCTTTGGTACTGACTTTGCCGGTCTGTTGGCCTCGGCAAACTACGCCGGTTACCTGATTGGAGCCATAGCCTTTGGCTATGTACCGCCAGCCAGGCGACTGGTCTCTTTCCGCATCAGCTTACTGCTGTGCGTGCTGTTAACGGGCTGGATGGGGCTGAGTGACTCCCAGGCCACGTGGTTTGTCCTGCGAGGCCTCACGGGCATTGCCAGTGCGGGAGTGTTTGTACTGGGCTCGGTGCTAGTGCTGGATCGCTTGAACACTATGGGTTACACCAATGCGGGTGGCCAGATATTTGGCGGCGTGGGAGTGGGCATCGTGCTGACTGGGATTGCCGTTCCGGGCCTGGACATGTTCTTTGGCTGGCAGGGGACGTGGATTGGCACGGCCTTTTTGAGCCTCTTTCTGCTCCTGCTGGCATGGCTGTACGTACAGGCCCAGCCAGTGACTGCCTACGCATCCGATTCTAAAGCAGCGAGTGCCACAACCAAACCGACTGCCGGTGGTGCCCCCATGATGCGCCTCTGGGCAGCGTACTTCTGTGTGGGCTTTGGCTATATCATCTCGGCCACTTTTCTGGTGGCGATTCTGCAACAGAAAACCGGCTCGGCCTTTGTCAGCCAGTCGGCCTGGGTGCTGGTGGGAGGCGCTGTCGCTGTATCCACCCTGTTCTGGCCACGTTTCAGCAGTCGCTTTGGCCTGGTAAAATCCCTCATTGTGGCTCACAGCATCCAGGCCGTGGGTATTATTCTGCCCGTATTCTTCGACTACTCATGGGCCGCCTACATGGGAGCCATTTGCTTTGGCGGCACCTTTATGGGAATCGTGGGTATGTCCCTGATCTATGGCCGCACCCTGGCTCAGGGCGGGCAGGTGGTGGGCTGGCTGACGGGCCTGTTCAGCCTGGGTCAGATCATTGCCCCTGTCATCGCCGGATTCATGGCGGTCAGTCGGGAAAGCTTTGATGCGCCCCTGGTTATGGCGGCACTGGTAGTAGCCGCCGGGGCTGTGTTGCTGTGGCCCGACCGCCATCGTTCCTAG
- the cbiB gene encoding adenosylcobinamide-phosphate synthase CbiB — MLSFIGLNLLCLVFALLLDQMLGDPRTALHPVCLLGRMNRWLESMLFWAGFSGGVALTLISSVLATGATALLLVLAWQVHLFLYLLLNILLLSFSLSARSMVEHAQSIAKPLEAGDVEAARSALAMIVSRDTAKLDESGVARSAVESVGENFPDGVLAPALYGIFGTAAGAMLFKSISTLDSMVGYRNDRYEKFGKFAARADDVLGFIPARLTLLLVPLAAVFSRLRPLSAWRMGWRYRRAHASPNAAHSMACFAGALDLQLGGPTTYFGSLQSKPFIGEGSRQAEAASIHAATRLFNAATVLLGLLAFLAYWLLRYLDGCPLCV, encoded by the coding sequence ATGCTGAGCTTTATCGGCCTGAACCTGCTGTGCCTGGTCTTTGCCCTGCTGCTGGATCAGATGCTTGGCGATCCCCGCACAGCGCTGCATCCGGTTTGCCTGCTGGGTCGCATGAACCGCTGGCTGGAATCAATGCTCTTTTGGGCAGGATTCAGCGGCGGAGTTGCACTGACCCTGATCTCATCCGTGCTGGCAACCGGTGCCACCGCCCTGCTGCTGGTGCTGGCCTGGCAGGTCCACCTCTTTCTCTACCTCTTGCTGAACATCCTGCTGCTGAGCTTTAGCCTCAGCGCCCGCTCTATGGTAGAGCACGCTCAGAGTATCGCCAAACCCCTGGAGGCGGGAGATGTGGAGGCTGCCCGCAGTGCCCTGGCCATGATTGTCAGTCGCGATACGGCAAAGCTGGATGAAAGTGGTGTGGCACGCTCGGCAGTGGAATCGGTGGGAGAAAACTTCCCCGATGGCGTACTCGCCCCGGCCCTGTATGGAATCTTTGGCACTGCAGCGGGAGCCATGCTTTTCAAGTCCATCAGCACCCTGGACTCCATGGTGGGTTACCGCAATGACCGCTACGAGAAGTTTGGCAAGTTCGCCGCCCGGGCCGACGATGTGCTGGGCTTTATTCCGGCGCGCCTGACGCTGCTGCTGGTTCCCCTGGCAGCCGTTTTCAGCAGGTTGCGCCCACTGTCTGCATGGCGCATGGGCTGGCGCTATCGCCGCGCCCACGCCAGCCCCAATGCTGCCCACAGCATGGCCTGTTTTGCCGGAGCACTGGATCTGCAGCTGGGTGGCCCCACCACCTATTTTGGCAGCCTGCAGTCCAAGCCCTTCATTGGTGAAGGTTCACGCCAGGCAGAAGCCGCCAGCATTCACGCCGCTACCCGGCTCTTCAATGCTGCAACCGTGCTGCTGGGCCTGCTGGCATTCCTGGCCTACTGGCTCCTGCGCTACCTGGACGGATGTCCCCTATGCGTCTAG
- the cobT gene encoding nicotinate-nucleotide--dimethylbenzimidazole phosphoribosyltransferase, which translates to MLQTIIQTIESPSAAIRTAAQARIDSLAKPLGSLGRLESIAAQVAAISGTITPEARRKCTIVMAADHGIVDEGIACAPQEVTAIQTINMLKNLTGICALSSSSGARVYVVDIGIKAQISHPDLIERKIRPGTANFAQEAAMERHEAEQAVLTGIQMVQERVNKGYNLIGTGEMGIGNTSCSSAIFMALTGASADEAVGKGGGITDEALALKKQVIAAALARHQPDSRDPLDVLAKVGGLDVAGMVGCFLGAAHSKVPVVIDGFISAAAALVACRFNPLVREYLIPSHRSAEPGFTHIMQELKLEPLLHLDMRLGEGTGCPLAFGIVDAALSMLNTMATFDEAMINRDYLVDIRP; encoded by the coding sequence ATGCTGCAAACCATCATTCAGACCATAGAGTCGCCCAGTGCGGCAATACGCACCGCTGCCCAGGCCCGCATCGACAGCCTGGCCAAACCCCTGGGCAGCCTGGGGCGGCTGGAGTCTATCGCCGCTCAGGTGGCTGCCATCAGCGGCACCATTACCCCAGAGGCCCGCAGAAAATGCACCATCGTCATGGCCGCAGATCACGGCATTGTGGACGAGGGCATTGCCTGCGCCCCTCAGGAAGTGACCGCTATTCAGACCATCAACATGCTCAAGAACCTGACGGGCATCTGCGCACTCAGTAGCTCCAGTGGAGCCCGTGTATATGTGGTCGATATCGGCATCAAGGCGCAGATATCCCACCCCGACCTCATTGAACGCAAGATCCGGCCCGGTACCGCCAACTTTGCCCAGGAAGCCGCCATGGAGCGACACGAGGCCGAGCAGGCCGTTCTCACCGGCATCCAGATGGTTCAGGAGCGGGTAAATAAAGGCTATAACCTCATCGGTACCGGTGAAATGGGTATTGGCAACACCAGCTGCAGCAGCGCCATCTTCATGGCTCTGACCGGAGCCAGTGCCGACGAGGCCGTGGGCAAGGGCGGTGGCATCACCGACGAAGCGCTGGCACTCAAAAAGCAGGTCATTGCCGCAGCTCTGGCCAGGCACCAGCCCGACTCCCGCGACCCTCTGGATGTGCTGGCCAAGGTGGGCGGACTGGATGTGGCCGGTATGGTGGGCTGCTTTTTAGGCGCCGCCCACAGCAAGGTTCCCGTAGTGATTGACGGCTTTATCTCCGCCGCCGCTGCTTTGGTGGCCTGCCGCTTCAACCCGTTGGTGCGGGAGTACCTGATCCCCTCCCATCGCTCGGCGGAGCCGGGATTTACTCACATTATGCAGGAGCTGAAGCTGGAGCCCCTGCTGCATCTGGATATGCGCCTGGGCGAGGGCACCGGCTGTCCCCTGGCCTTTGGGATTGTGGACGCCGCCCTCAGCATGCTTAACACCATGGCCACTTTTGATGAGGCCATGATCAACCGCGACTACCTGGTGGATATACGACCATGA
- the cobA gene encoding uroporphyrinogen-III C-methyltransferase — protein sequence MGELIIVGAGLGGQSITLAGIEAIRNAEIVLYDRLIHPNIQQHITCESRDVGKRPYRAHCTTQAQINAMIVAELEQGKRVVRLKGGDTSVFARTIEEVEAARSAGAHIIIIPGVTSASSLAARVQSALTDRRSVPGVVFITGHTKADTLETSYRWDALCALGFTIVVYMGVKNMPIIRQQLLTHGMAPNTSVLIGQSLETPQERVFTTTLDDVLTCISTQNISHPATIIIGDVAALAKV from the coding sequence ATGGGTGAACTGATTATCGTCGGTGCCGGTCTGGGTGGACAGTCCATAACCCTCGCTGGCATCGAGGCCATTCGCAACGCTGAAATTGTCCTCTACGATCGCCTTATCCATCCCAACATCCAGCAGCACATCACCTGCGAAAGCCGAGATGTGGGCAAGCGCCCCTACCGTGCCCACTGCACGACCCAGGCCCAGATCAATGCCATGATCGTGGCGGAACTGGAGCAGGGCAAGCGGGTTGTGCGCCTCAAGGGAGGCGACACTTCGGTCTTTGCCCGCACCATTGAGGAGGTGGAAGCTGCCCGTTCCGCAGGTGCCCACATCATCATTATTCCCGGCGTTACCTCGGCCTCATCCCTGGCCGCCAGGGTACAGAGTGCCCTGACCGATCGCCGCTCCGTACCGGGGGTCGTCTTTATCACCGGCCACACCAAGGCCGACACCCTGGAGACTAGTTACCGCTGGGATGCCCTGTGCGCCCTGGGTTTTACCATTGTCGTCTACATGGGCGTCAAAAACATGCCCATTATCCGTCAGCAGCTGCTGACACACGGCATGGCCCCGAACACATCCGTACTGATCGGCCAGAGCCTGGAAACCCCACAGGAGCGTGTCTTCACCACCACCCTGGATGACGTGCTCACCTGTATCTCGACACAGAACATCAGCCATCCGGCCACCATCATCATCGGAGATGTAGCCGCACTGGCTAAAGTTTAG
- a CDS encoding sirohydrochlorin cobaltochelatase, with protein sequence MKHSESTPQSAIVLAAFGTTYPSTLEPILAMLGDIEQRYPGVPVRLAFTSNFIRRKWHERAADAGYRRQHPSIPQQIFAVKNVLGAMADLQNEDCRRIVVQPVLIVDGEEYRDLTAYVQALAAIKTHKPRLQPFERVAIGQPLLGSFHHRQQLDALVQALKPDVEAARASGAALVYMGHGNEHMAQGAYYELEILLRREYGIPVCIGLVEGLPDFEIVQEKLLAAGTRKVLLKPLMFVAGDHARNDMAGDEEDSWLNMLQADGYAVTTVLEGLGQNPAVRSIFLDSLEQAAQQAGIALEGTHG encoded by the coding sequence ATGAAGCACTCCGAATCAACTCCCCAGAGTGCTATTGTCCTGGCGGCTTTCGGCACCACCTACCCCAGCACCCTGGAGCCCATTCTGGCCATGCTGGGGGATATAGAGCAACGCTACCCCGGTGTTCCCGTGCGCCTGGCCTTCACCTCCAACTTTATTCGCCGCAAGTGGCATGAGCGCGCCGCCGACGCCGGATATCGCCGTCAACATCCATCCATTCCCCAGCAGATCTTTGCCGTCAAGAATGTGCTGGGCGCCATGGCCGATCTGCAGAATGAAGACTGTCGCCGCATCGTCGTGCAACCCGTGCTGATTGTCGATGGCGAGGAGTATCGCGACCTGACGGCCTATGTGCAAGCTCTGGCCGCAATAAAGACCCACAAGCCCCGCCTGCAGCCCTTTGAAAGGGTTGCCATCGGCCAGCCACTGCTGGGCTCCTTTCACCACCGCCAGCAGCTGGATGCCCTGGTACAGGCCCTCAAGCCCGATGTGGAAGCCGCCCGCGCCTCCGGAGCCGCCCTGGTCTACATGGGCCACGGTAACGAACACATGGCCCAGGGAGCCTACTATGAGCTGGAAATACTGCTGCGACGTGAATACGGCATTCCCGTCTGTATCGGCCTGGTGGAAGGCCTGCCCGACTTTGAGATCGTGCAGGAGAAACTGCTCGCTGCCGGAACCCGCAAGGTGCTCCTGAAGCCGCTGATGTTCGTGGCTGGAGATCACGCCCGCAACGACATGGCTGGCGACGAGGAGGATTCGTGGCTCAACATGCTGCAGGCAGACGGTTATGCAGTAACCACCGTACTGGAAGGCCTGGGACAGAACCCCGCTGTGCGCAGCATTTTTCTTGATTCACTGGAGCAGGCCGCGCAGCAAGCTGGAATTGCACTGGAGGGAACCCATGGGTGA
- a CDS encoding 4-oxalocrotonate tautomerase family protein: protein MCCCGPTAIVPSRQQAAEKLSSAGNFVYHHTFQEDHMPFVNIRITKEGATKEQKEKLITGVTDLLVDVLGKNPKTTFVIIDEVETDNWGIGGESVTTVRSRSS from the coding sequence CTGTGTTGCTGTGGCCCGACCGCCATCGTTCCTAGCAGGCAGCAGGCAGCTGAAAAACTCTCATCTGCAGGGAATTTCGTTTATCATCATACTTTTCAGGAGGATCATATGCCATTTGTCAACATTCGCATCACCAAAGAAGGCGCAACCAAGGAACAGAAGGAAAAGCTGATAACCGGAGTGACCGACTTGCTGGTGGACGTGCTGGGCAAAAACCCCAAGACTACTTTTGTGATTATCGACGAGGTGGAAACCGATAACTGGGGCATCGGGGGCGAGTCGGTGACGACTGTGCGCTCCAGAAGCTCCTGA
- the cbiQ gene encoding cobalt ECF transporter T component CbiQ has product MKLHLSFTRWDVRCRLLATVLLAFSFSFVTALHLLPVILAVALGFVWLARLSPKKLLARLGIPSLVIVAMVIFLPFFGGSTVLFEAGIVTVYQEGLAGAALIALRFYAIMILVFAVIGTLPLHATIRAMNSMGLPAIMADMAGLVLRYFHVLSDDNLRMSTAMRLRGYGAKPWSLSSLRTQAWLWGGLFLRSHERSQRVYRAMILRGYNLEDQPSQGFPQRRDMLLLGLALVVSGVIVFLQLQAGK; this is encoded by the coding sequence GTGAAACTGCACCTGAGCTTTACCCGCTGGGATGTTCGCTGCCGCCTGCTGGCAACGGTTCTGCTGGCCTTCAGCTTTTCCTTTGTCACGGCCCTGCACCTTCTGCCAGTCATCCTCGCCGTGGCACTGGGCTTTGTGTGGCTGGCCCGGCTTAGCCCGAAGAAGTTGCTGGCCCGCCTGGGCATTCCCTCGCTGGTTATTGTGGCCATGGTGATATTTCTGCCCTTTTTCGGTGGCAGCACGGTTTTGTTTGAGGCTGGAATAGTCACCGTTTACCAGGAGGGCCTCGCAGGGGCCGCTTTGATTGCGCTGCGCTTTTATGCCATCATGATCCTGGTCTTTGCGGTGATTGGCACACTGCCCCTCCACGCCACTATCAGAGCCATGAACTCCATGGGATTGCCAGCAATCATGGCCGATATGGCCGGACTGGTTCTGCGCTACTTTCATGTGCTCTCCGATGACAACCTGCGCATGAGTACTGCTATGAGATTGCGGGGATACGGGGCCAAACCCTGGTCCCTGAGCTCGCTGCGTACCCAGGCCTGGCTGTGGGGCGGTCTTTTTCTGCGCAGCCACGAGCGCTCACAACGGGTCTACCGCGCCATGATTCTGCGCGGTTACAACCTGGAAGATCAGCCCAGCCAGGGCTTTCCCCAGCGGCGCGACATGCTGTTGCTGGGACTGGCACTCGTGGTCAGTGGGGTAATTGTGTTTTTGCAACTTCAGGCGGGAAAGTAA
- a CDS encoding bifunctional adenosylcobinamide kinase/adenosylcobinamide-phosphate guanylyltransferase, translating into MTKNNITLITGGVGSGKTHQAMALAVAAQRKVYLATAPSNLDPEMDAKIVAHQGERDETWTTVEEPIHLADAYRSALQLPGQVILVDCLTLWASNLVFSQADPTAPLEEFLTLLSRTERQTIIVTNEVSLGVIPADAMTRSYCKLLARINRQVAQIAAEVQLMVSGIPVTIKGDR; encoded by the coding sequence ATGACCAAGAACAACATAACCCTGATTACCGGCGGAGTCGGCAGCGGCAAGACCCATCAGGCCATGGCGCTGGCTGTAGCAGCGCAGCGGAAGGTGTATCTGGCCACAGCCCCCTCAAATCTGGACCCGGAAATGGACGCCAAAATTGTGGCACACCAGGGCGAGCGTGACGAAACCTGGACCACGGTGGAGGAGCCCATTCATTTGGCTGACGCCTACCGCAGCGCCTTGCAGCTTCCTGGCCAGGTAATACTGGTGGATTGCCTGACCCTGTGGGCGAGCAATCTGGTCTTTTCCCAAGCCGATCCGACAGCGCCCCTGGAGGAGTTTCTCACCCTTCTCAGTCGCACAGAGCGCCAAACCATCATTGTTACCAATGAGGTTTCGCTGGGAGTCATTCCCGCCGATGCCATGACCCGCAGCTACTGCAAACTGCTGGCAAGGATCAATCGACAGGTGGCCCAGATCGCCGCTGAAGTCCAGCTGATGGTCAGCGGTATTCCCGTTACCATTAAGGGCGACCGCTGA
- a CDS encoding adenosylcobinamide-GDP ribazoletransferase translates to MRGFLSALGFLTILRLPTGAFHGVAAPGAFAWVGLLIGAGLALVHWLSPPAIAPFVMVLYLVVITGALHLDGLCDSADALFSHRDRARKLEIMRDVHAGTMGVVAIVLVLGAKGLAFAQLQNYAALFLIPALARFGMAVAMQCLHYARSEGLAKPFYGASYRGLLFPGAVLVAISFWMLPTTLFLALMGVFVLFLGLALWWYKRIIGGVTGDMLGALCEVCEVALLLSAVVVLTW, encoded by the coding sequence ATGCGCGGTTTTCTCTCCGCCCTGGGTTTTCTCACCATTCTGCGCCTCCCTACAGGCGCATTTCACGGCGTGGCGGCACCGGGAGCATTTGCCTGGGTGGGCTTGCTGATCGGGGCCGGTCTGGCTCTGGTACACTGGCTCTCGCCTCCCGCCATTGCACCTTTTGTCATGGTGCTTTATCTGGTAGTTATTACCGGAGCTTTGCACCTGGATGGCCTGTGCGACAGTGCCGACGCCCTCTTTTCCCACCGTGATCGCGCCCGCAAGCTGGAAATCATGCGCGATGTACACGCCGGAACCATGGGAGTAGTGGCCATTGTGCTGGTGCTGGGTGCCAAGGGCCTGGCCTTTGCCCAACTGCAAAACTACGCGGCTCTTTTCCTGATACCCGCCCTTGCCCGCTTTGGTATGGCCGTTGCCATGCAGTGCTTGCACTACGCCCGAAGCGAGGGGCTGGCAAAGCCGTTTTACGGTGCCTCATACCGGGGACTGCTGTTTCCCGGCGCGGTCCTCGTAGCCATAAGTTTCTGGATGCTTCCCACAACACTGTTTCTGGCGCTCATGGGAGTATTTGTGCTGTTTCTGGGCCTTGCCCTCTGGTGGTACAAGCGGATCATTGGCGGCGTCACCGGCGATATGCTGGGAGCTCTGTGTGAAGTCTGCGAAGTGGCGCTGCTGTTGAGCGCCGTGGTGGTGCTGACATGGTAG
- the cbiR gene encoding cobamide remodeling phosphodiesterase CbiR: MRLAAPSFILPAQRLENVQYLQGLVDEVQLLYFCSQQPEDFPDEMEVAALAREPINYNVHLPYDRSLHSPDSWEVMGKFLHSLQPLQASTHTLHLQPEIEFFHLLEKFAAAHTAGISVENGGNDAHLFAEAQVLPVDFCVDVGHLIHHGQEVEAVLQKYQERIVLLHLHGSDGQRDHQGLQRVDRGLLRLVKDFAQERGVTICLEIFQEQVLRESIALLQEA; this comes from the coding sequence ATGCGTCTAGCAGCGCCGTCATTTATCCTGCCAGCGCAGCGGCTGGAGAACGTGCAGTATCTGCAGGGCCTGGTAGATGAGGTGCAGCTGCTCTACTTCTGCAGCCAGCAGCCAGAAGACTTTCCCGACGAAATGGAAGTAGCCGCTTTGGCGCGGGAACCGATAAATTACAACGTCCATTTACCTTACGATCGTTCCCTGCATAGCCCCGACAGCTGGGAGGTGATGGGCAAGTTCCTGCACAGCCTGCAGCCGCTGCAGGCCAGCACTCACACCCTTCACCTGCAGCCGGAAATAGAGTTCTTTCATCTGTTGGAGAAGTTCGCCGCTGCCCATACAGCAGGAATCAGCGTGGAAAATGGCGGCAATGATGCCCACCTCTTTGCCGAGGCCCAGGTACTACCGGTGGATTTTTGCGTAGATGTGGGGCACCTCATCCACCACGGGCAGGAAGTCGAGGCAGTGCTGCAGAAATACCAGGAGCGCATAGTGCTTCTGCACCTGCATGGCAGCGATGGCCAGCGGGACCACCAGGGCCTGCAGCGGGTGGATAGAGGGTTGCTGCGGCTGGTGAAGGACTTTGCCCAGGAGCGGGGAGTGACGATCTGCCTGGAGATATTTCAGGAACAGGTTTTGCGCGAGTCCATTGCCTTGCTGCAGGAAGCGTGA
- a CDS encoding aminotransferase class I/II-fold pyridoxal phosphate-dependent enzyme, translating into MVDLRQGPHGGNVYAAAQQLGCHPDDIRDYSSNVADWQPPLLADLDISRLLSRLPEPHSSTLQQAFAREYQIDPSQVVVTAGTTEAIERICAAFAARPAAIFTPTYNDYLFYARASDMPVEAIGAAPPDYTFDLSATRLSAAICFLCNPNNPTGRTVTRQDLLALIDRHPQTLFVVDESYMPFHVQEAELTLTGHLRPNLVVLRSFSKIHGLPGMRLGFVLSAHTELMAQLRQRCSPWSVNTVAQELGLRLLRVETAQQAQQMASRRQQLLLQLEELAWLRPLPSEVNYLLCHLPRHRAADLYRHCLEQRVLIRDCSNFSGLQGEYIRFSIRQHMQPLLQALAGAPC; encoded by the coding sequence ATGGTAGATCTGCGGCAAGGACCCCATGGCGGAAATGTTTATGCCGCTGCACAGCAACTTGGCTGCCACCCCGACGACATACGGGACTACAGCTCCAATGTAGCTGACTGGCAGCCCCCGCTGCTGGCGGATCTGGACATCTCCCGCCTGCTCTCCCGGCTCCCGGAACCACACAGCTCGACTTTGCAACAGGCCTTTGCCCGTGAGTATCAAATCGACCCCAGCCAGGTCGTCGTCACGGCAGGAACCACCGAAGCCATAGAGCGCATTTGCGCAGCTTTTGCCGCCAGGCCCGCGGCCATTTTCACCCCCACCTACAACGACTACCTTTTCTATGCCAGGGCCAGTGACATGCCGGTGGAAGCCATTGGCGCAGCCCCACCGGACTACACCTTTGATCTTTCCGCCACCAGGCTCAGCGCAGCGATCTGCTTTCTGTGTAATCCCAATAATCCCACCGGGCGAACGGTTACGCGGCAGGATCTGCTCGCCCTGATCGATCGCCATCCCCAGACCCTCTTTGTGGTAGATGAGTCCTATATGCCCTTTCACGTGCAGGAGGCTGAGCTGACCCTCACCGGACACCTGCGGCCCAACCTGGTGGTACTGCGCTCATTCTCCAAAATCCACGGCTTGCCGGGTATGCGTCTGGGTTTTGTACTCAGCGCTCACACGGAGCTGATGGCGCAGCTGCGGCAGCGCTGCTCCCCCTGGAGTGTCAATACCGTCGCCCAGGAGCTGGGACTGCGCCTGCTCAGGGTGGAGACAGCTCAACAGGCCCAACAGATGGCCAGTCGTCGCCAGCAGCTTTTGTTGCAGTTGGAAGAGCTTGCCTGGCTCAGGCCCCTACCATCGGAGGTTAACTACCTCCTCTGTCACCTTCCCCGCCACCGAGCTGCCGACCTGTATCGTCACTGCCTGGAGCAGCGAGTGCTTATCCGCGACTGCAGTAACTTCAGCGGCCTGCAGGGGGAGTATATTCGCTTCAGCATCCGGCAGCATATGCAGCCGCTTCTCCAAGCCCTGGCAGGTGCTCCATGCTGA
- the cbiM gene encoding cobalt transporter CbiM, with the protein MHIPDGILPLPVTAGALAATIGLTAAAITKIKRMPDPREGIPRAALFTAAFFILSTIHIPIPPTSVHLMLSGLLGVMLGYYAMPAVVIAIFLQAVMLGHGGLTTIGVNAIIIGLPALLCGWFYRWMRPTALRRGNRSHLGLAFAIGTFGSALAVVIFVMTILLFMPVYIDASAERAALLTLMLVHTPLVLVEGLFCAWLVHYFQRTNPELLCGSVAGNSVP; encoded by the coding sequence ATGCACATTCCTGACGGCATCCTGCCTCTACCGGTGACGGCTGGCGCCCTGGCAGCTACTATTGGCTTGACGGCAGCAGCTATCACAAAGATAAAGCGCATGCCGGACCCTCGCGAGGGTATTCCCCGTGCGGCTCTCTTTACCGCAGCCTTTTTCATTCTCTCCACCATCCACATTCCCATCCCCCCCACCAGTGTCCACCTGATGCTCAGTGGATTGCTGGGCGTCATGCTGGGGTACTATGCGATGCCCGCGGTGGTGATTGCCATATTCTTACAGGCGGTTATGCTGGGCCACGGGGGGTTGACCACTATTGGGGTAAATGCCATTATTATAGGGCTTCCAGCACTGCTGTGCGGCTGGTTTTACCGGTGGATGCGTCCGACAGCACTGCGGCGGGGCAACCGATCGCACCTGGGTTTGGCTTTTGCTATTGGTACATTTGGCTCGGCATTGGCGGTGGTCATTTTCGTTATGACGATTTTACTCTTCATGCCGGTTTATATTGATGCCAGTGCCGAACGGGCAGCACTGCTGACCTTGATGCTGGTGCACACTCCACTGGTGTTGGTGGAAGGGCTCTTCTGCGCCTGGTTGGTGCACTACTTTCAGCGCACCAACCCAGAGCTGCTGTGTGGTAGTGTCGCCGGAAATTCCGTGCCGTGA